Sequence from the Amaranthus tricolor cultivar Red isolate AtriRed21 chromosome 1, ASM2621246v1, whole genome shotgun sequence genome:
AAGTATtgaatgtaatttttaattgtttttatagctttatgttgttttttgaagtaatgttgttgaattagttgaattcaatgttgataatattattagaaatgaagtaatattattagtaataacttttagaccaaaaaagattataatcaaatgaatataatgtacttgtatgggcatgaagttgatgttaatgttgattttctttgtattaatgtagaaaatgacatcatttcgcgtgactatagtatgtttttggaatggttgtattcaaAAAAGTAGTgacaaagttcattatgttgggggaagacgtaagttgtttgcttgcaatttgaacatggatttgaacgactttaaacgttttatatgttcgaAGATTAGATTGGACCCTACTAggagtaccgtaaatataagctttaaatatgacatgagtggagaattgcttgtctttcctgttgaggatgatgaggctatagatgctatgtgggagcattcaaagtccacccaaattccctctttgaatttatacgtagaagaagtaccattagggaatgtagttgcttctaatcctactcctacccttatgcctatattaactcaggaaactgtaaatcccgtcgtttcttccgcatcttgtacttcttctcaaccccctacgaatcaagttgCAATTGATTCAATGcttaacttaggagaaactgCTGAGAAGGGACCTTGGAATGATGGAAaggagagtaatg
This genomic interval carries:
- the LOC130811943 gene encoding uncharacterized protein LOC130811943, with product MTSFRVTIVCFWNGCIQKSSDKVHYVGGRRKLFACNLNMDLNDFKRFICSKIRLDPTRSTVNISFKYDMSGELLVFPVEDDEAIDAMWEHSKSTQIPSLNLYVEEVPLGNVVASNPTPTLMPILTQETVNPVVSSASCTSSQPPTNQVAIDSMLNLGETAEKGPWNDGKESNELIDDPSEDDVDVDENVLANDMALGNIPIIIPPTPYALCPPIDEYEEDNSWRTWLVIPHTPKTESFRRV